A single Lactuca sativa cultivar Salinas chromosome 8, Lsat_Salinas_v11, whole genome shotgun sequence DNA region contains:
- the LOC111876016 gene encoding G-type lectin S-receptor-like serine/threonine-protein kinase SD2-5, which produces MRAPWICSLFFGFFFIFSSIAAQADYIGTANLSTKWTNDESSLPIINFFDGSRIRVILSVSKFMCGFFCKGACKSYLFAIIINQNDLPSVIWSANRDNLVKEGAILNLTAAGQLVLKEVDGSLVWATNTAGKSTSGMNLTEEGNLMLFNGHSSPAWQSFDHPTDCLVLGQKLLQGQKLMPSVSPTNWAAQKDLYSMEFTKKGLFFYVGSDPPKDYYSILVNGLTEDGYLELRNLSLCSVISPSKSNNCMDVIAIPPAFSPKYIKLMPAGYFKAFGMDTLRDGKMIDLPLGNLEYCSFPLACGRNGICSSEQQCSCPKSSSPGTDYFRAVNYRQPNMGCSQVTPITCNATKDQYFIEVRNVKYSIFTSDMKDVDIATCKHECLNRCSCKAAVFKYGSNSSGDCYLPSELYTITSLELDDEAPPQNMLVFIKVQNVGSTHSSKKKNNVATVVGSTIGSLLLLIVVVCLTKFVVKKRNMNSESEEAYPDQVLGISIRFTYDDLVTATDNFSRKLGQGGFGSVFEGTLTDGSKVAVKYLQGTRHVEESFLAEVESVGSIHHVNLVQLRGFCVHRSERLLVYELVSKGSLDEWIYNENRKLVLEWTCRKKIILGIAKGLTYLHEECRQQIIHFDIKPQNILLDEDFNAKVSDFGLSTLVDKDQSQGLTRMRGTPGYMAPEPSGSTITEKVDVYSFGIVLLEMLCARKNFDKSQPEDDWHLLSVFQRCWEQGTLLDIVDKYIEDMQEHGAEVVDMMKLASWCLQLDSTKRPSMSSVVRVLEGAITVESNLDYNFLHPRPQDTTPEYEQSSRPCDSVLSGPR; this is translated from the coding sequence ATGAGGGCACCTTGGATCTGTAGCTTGTTCTTTGGCTTCTTTTTCATCTTCTCATCCATTGCTGCTCAAGCTGATTACATTGGTACAGCAAATTTATCAACAAAATGGACCAACGATGAATCTTCTCTCCCTATCATAAATTTCTTTGATGGCTCGAGGATCAGAGTCATCCTCTCGGTAAGTAAGTTCATGTGTGGCTTCTTCTGTAAAGGAGCCTGCAAATCATACCTCTTCGCTATTATTATCAACCAAAATGATCTTCCGTCAGTCATTTGGTCAGCCAACCGAGACAATTTAGTCAAAGAAGGCGCGATACTTAATTTAACTGCAGCTGGTCAATTGGTGTTAAAGGAGGTCGATGGAAGCCTTGTTTGGGCTACCAACACTGCAGGGAAATCTACTTCTGGCATGAACCTAACTGAAGAAGGAAATCTGATGTTGTTCAATGGCCATAGCTCGCCTGCTTGGCAGTCTTTTGATCACCCAACAGACTGTTTGGTACTTGGGCAAAAACTACTTCAAGGACAGAAGCTCATGCCTAGTGTTTCTCCAACCAATTGGGCAGCTCAAAAAGACTTGTACTCTATGGAATTCACCAAAAAAGGTTTGTTTTTTTATGTTGGATCGGACCCGCCAAAAGATTATTACAGTATCTTGGTTAATGGCCTAACTGAAGATGGTTATCTTGAGCTCAGAAATTTGAGTTTGTGTTCCGTCATTTCTCCTTCTAAGTCAAATAATTGTATGGATGTGATTGCTATACCTCCAGCATTCTCACCTAAGTATATAAAACTAATGCCAGCTGGGTATTTCAAAGCGTTTGGAATGGATACATTAAGAGATGGGAAAATGATCGATCTACCGTTGGGTAATCTTGAGTACTGTTCTTTTCCTTTGGCTTGTGGGAGAAACGGCATTTGCTCATCTGAGCAACAATGTAGTTGTCCAAAATCAAGCTCTCCCGGGACTGACTATTTTAGAGCAGTGAATTATCGCCAACCCAACATGGGTTGCTCTCAGGTTACTCCTATCACATGTAATGCTACCAAAGATCAATATTTCATTGAAGTCAGGAACGTCAAGTACTCCATATTTACCTCAGACATGAAAGATGTGGATATCGCGACTTGCAAACATGAGTGTCTAAACAGATGCTCATGCAAAGCAGCAGTATTCAAGTATGGTTCGAATTCAAGTGGGGATTGCTACTTGCCATCCGAGCTTTATACAATCACGAGTCTTGAACTTGATGACGAGGCACCTCCACAAAATATGTTGGTTTTTATAAAAGTCCAGAATGTCGGTTCAACTCATTCATCCAAAAAAAAGAATAATGTTGCAACAGTTGTTGGTTCCACAATTGGAAGTCTTTTGCTTCTTATTGTGGTCGTATGTCTTACTAAATTCGTAGTTAAAAAGAGAAACATGAACAGTGAAAGTGAAGAAGCGTATCCGGATCAAGTTTTAGGAATATCCATTCGGTTTACATATGATGATCTAGTAACAGCCACAGACAATTTCAGCAGAAAACTGGGTCAAGGAGGTTTTGGATCCGTTTTTGAAGGGACACTCACAGATGGATCAAAAGTTGCAGTAAAATATCTTCAAGGTACTAGGCATGTTGAGGAATCATTCTTGGCCGAGGTTGAGTCTGTTGGCAGCATACATCATGTTAATCTAGTTCAACTCAGAGGATTTTGTGTTCATAGGTCAGAACGGCTTCTTGTGTATGAACTCGTGAGCAAAGGATCGTTAGACGAATGGATCTACAATGAAAACCGGAAACTAGTACTTGAATGGACTTGTAGAAAGAAAATCATTCTTGGGATTGCAAAAGGCTTAACATATCTTCACGAAGAATGCAGGCAACAGATCATCCATTTCGACATAAAACCCCAAAATATCCTGCTAGATGAAGATTTTAATGCGAAAGTATCGGATTTTGGGTTATCTACGCTTGTTGACAAAGATCAAAGCCAAGGATTGACTAGAATGAGAGGAACCCCAGGCTATATGGCCCCAGAACCGTCCGGATCAACTATCACCGAAAAGGTGGATGTCTATAGCTTTGGGATTGTTCTTTTGGAGATGTTATGTGCAAGGAAGAACTTTGATAAATCTCAGCCAGAGGACGATTGGCATTTACTGTCCGTCTTCCAGAGGTGTTGGGAACAGGGTACATTGTTGGATATAGTTGACAAGTACATTGAAGATATGCAGGAACATGGCGCAGAAGTTGTGGACATGATGAAACTGGCTTCATGGTGTCTACAGCTAGATTCTACGAAAAGGCCTTCAATGTCATCGGTGGTTAGGGTGTTGGAGGGAGCAATAACAGTTGAATCGAACTTGGATTACAACTTCTTACATCCAAGACCGCAGGATACAACCCCTGAGTATGAACAAAGCTCGAGACCCTGTGATTCTGTTCTATCAGGGCCAAGGTAA